One segment of Paraburkholderia sp. PGU19 DNA contains the following:
- a CDS encoding b(o/a)3-type cytochrome-c oxidase subunit 1 encodes MLINRRLVLMHFWLAFASFAVALALGAWQMYVRSPLHPWIKDPEIYYRSVSAHGSTMAYVFPTLVAMALGYTVIELSLKRAIVGAKLAWAGFGAVALGFMLAVVAIGRGTASVLYTFYPPMIGSSIYYIGVVLIVVGSWVWVALMGVNLAIWKRDNPGVPVPLPMFACVASAYLWGWTAVGAAIEIIFQIIPVSLGWKHNIDAGLARVFYSWTLHAIVYFWLMPAYIAYYTIVPRAIGGRLYSDLMARVSFVMFLVVSMPIGIHHLFADPQVGSGFKFMHSVFTALVAIPTLLTVFTICASVEIAGRLRGGKGVIGWLKALPWGNPMMLAITFSFVMLGFGGAGGLINMSYQLDSTIHNTQWVTGHFHLIFAGAVVIMYFVIAYDVWPQITGRAITDLRLIRIQLWLWFIGIMVLTIPWHLVGIMGMPRRMAYFDYTNGEISSQALPVIVSVIGGVICLLAGLLFILILVRAHRSTVDLVEDYTFSAPIHRTENVPSALNGFRLWLALMIGLTLFNYGYPIASLIARPDTAVPGIPIGQGH; translated from the coding sequence GTGTTAATTAACAGGCGGCTTGTGCTTATGCATTTTTGGCTCGCTTTCGCGAGTTTCGCTGTCGCTCTGGCATTGGGCGCCTGGCAGATGTATGTGAGAAGTCCGCTACATCCATGGATAAAGGATCCTGAAATATATTATCGATCCGTCTCGGCGCACGGCTCCACTATGGCGTATGTATTCCCGACTCTCGTCGCGATGGCCCTCGGATACACAGTCATTGAGCTTTCGCTAAAGCGCGCGATTGTGGGAGCGAAGTTGGCGTGGGCTGGGTTTGGTGCCGTTGCATTGGGATTTATGCTGGCCGTTGTCGCGATAGGGAGAGGTACGGCGTCAGTTCTCTATACGTTTTACCCGCCGATGATCGGCAGCTCTATCTACTATATAGGTGTCGTCCTGATCGTTGTTGGGTCATGGGTGTGGGTTGCGCTGATGGGCGTAAATCTCGCAATATGGAAACGCGATAATCCTGGGGTTCCCGTTCCGCTTCCTATGTTTGCGTGTGTTGCCAGCGCGTATCTATGGGGATGGACGGCCGTCGGCGCGGCAATTGAAATCATTTTTCAGATTATTCCAGTATCGTTGGGCTGGAAACACAATATCGATGCCGGTCTCGCACGCGTTTTCTATTCATGGACGCTTCATGCAATCGTGTACTTCTGGCTAATGCCGGCCTACATTGCGTATTACACAATCGTTCCGCGCGCGATTGGCGGGAGGCTTTATAGCGATTTGATGGCGCGGGTATCCTTCGTAATGTTTCTGGTTGTATCAATGCCGATTGGCATCCACCATCTGTTCGCCGACCCGCAGGTAGGTTCGGGGTTCAAATTCATGCACTCGGTCTTCACGGCTTTAGTCGCGATTCCCACGTTGCTGACGGTGTTCACAATCTGTGCGTCGGTCGAGATTGCCGGGCGGCTGCGCGGCGGGAAAGGTGTCATAGGTTGGTTGAAGGCTCTTCCATGGGGTAATCCTATGATGCTTGCCATCACTTTTTCGTTTGTGATGTTGGGTTTTGGAGGAGCAGGCGGACTCATCAACATGAGTTACCAGTTAGATTCGACTATACATAATACCCAATGGGTGACGGGACACTTTCACCTCATCTTCGCCGGAGCTGTTGTGATCATGTACTTCGTGATCGCCTACGACGTGTGGCCTCAGATTACTGGTCGTGCGATTACAGACCTGCGACTGATCCGCATTCAGCTTTGGCTTTGGTTCATCGGAATCATGGTATTGACGATTCCGTGGCATTTGGTAGGGATCATGGGAATGCCGCGGAGAATGGCATACTTCGATTACACGAATGGTGAGATTTCGTCCCAGGCGCTGCCTGTGATCGTGTCGGTCATTGGTGGAGTCATCTGTCTGTTGGCCGGTCTTCTCTTTATACTCATTCTGGTTCGCGCTCACCGCTCAACGGTTGACCTTGTTGAGGACTACACCTTTAGTGCGCCGATTCATCGAACAGAGAATGTGCCGTCTGCACTGAACGGTTTTCGGCTGTGGCTCGCCTTGATGATTGGTCTTACATTGTTTAACTACGGATATCCGATTGCGTCGTTGATTGCCCGCCCAGACACCGCCGTGCCTGGAATCCCGATCGGTCAGGGGCATTGA
- a CDS encoding PLP-dependent aminotransferase family protein has translation MKTFVLQDKDVDVDFRPGKVSEEAEQVLRRRRLGRWPSDTEPGRLSEYGPPEGDARLRERIAAYLRQSRSVRCTGADIVITTGTHQSLDLLSRLLLGPRTSFGVEDPGYPVIAEIVRLCGSEPFPLRVDEQGVKVDEIPEGLVGLYCTPNHQFPLGVTLAPARRKALLARAAKDDFVILEDDYDCEFYHGRMPVPCLQSADREQRVIYLGSLSKTLAPAYRLGFIVAPPWLLDSLRRAKWIVDRQTSMLVQNTLLQFMISGDFAVHLAGMRAEYKRRRAILLEAIRSRLSTWLTPLDSTCGLHISARVNAGYDIDSMCRVADEEGVGIYRGDTFSSVGRASNMLVFGFGGTPVQEITKGISLLAAGWQSQNRSIRVRS, from the coding sequence GTGAAGACATTCGTGCTGCAGGACAAGGACGTTGATGTAGATTTTCGACCCGGCAAAGTTTCCGAGGAAGCCGAACAGGTTCTTCGGCGCAGGCGCTTAGGCCGATGGCCGTCCGATACGGAGCCGGGGCGCCTTTCAGAATATGGCCCACCAGAGGGGGATGCACGTCTACGCGAGCGGATTGCGGCCTATTTGCGGCAATCGCGATCGGTTCGTTGTACCGGCGCGGATATCGTCATTACCACCGGCACTCACCAGTCACTTGATCTTCTGTCGAGGCTATTGCTGGGACCGCGGACGTCGTTTGGTGTGGAGGATCCAGGTTATCCCGTCATCGCCGAGATTGTGCGGCTATGCGGGAGTGAACCTTTTCCTCTTCGAGTGGACGAGCAAGGGGTCAAGGTCGACGAAATTCCTGAAGGACTCGTCGGACTTTACTGCACCCCCAATCACCAGTTTCCGCTGGGCGTTACGCTCGCGCCGGCGCGACGGAAAGCGCTGCTTGCACGTGCGGCGAAAGACGATTTCGTGATCCTTGAAGATGACTACGACTGTGAGTTTTACCATGGAAGAATGCCAGTTCCATGCCTCCAGTCGGCTGACAGGGAGCAACGCGTCATTTATCTGGGCTCTCTGTCAAAGACCTTGGCGCCGGCCTACCGGCTTGGGTTCATTGTCGCACCTCCTTGGCTGCTCGATAGCCTTAGAAGGGCAAAATGGATTGTTGACAGGCAAACGTCCATGCTTGTCCAGAATACCTTGCTGCAGTTCATGATAAGCGGCGATTTCGCTGTTCATCTGGCCGGCATGCGTGCTGAGTACAAGAGGCGGCGCGCGATTCTGCTCGAAGCGATCCGAAGCCGTCTCTCGACATGGCTCACACCCTTAGACTCGACGTGCGGCCTGCACATTTCCGCACGAGTGAATGCTGGTTACGACATCGACTCGATGTGCCGCGTAGCAGATGAAGAAGGCGTTGGCATATATAGGGGGGACACCTTTTCCAGCGTGGGGCGTGCGTCCAATATGCTGGTGTTCGGTTTTGGCGGAACACCAGTACAAGAAATCACCAAAGGTATCAGCCTGCTCGCCGCGGGTTGGCAGAGCCAAAATCGCTCGATCCGGGTACGCTCGTAG
- a CDS encoding c-type cytochrome yields MDAKPVFSLTNRWLVGSVCGTLTVAVIAAAIGFVLLPSVQDGPQFRGIWNAICNAAGVSRHWAQNELIVYPADGAVSAVTITPQTLARADHDAAQRGGVLATRCVGCHNASQVVAPLLAGQDAACVYKQLSDFQSGARTNVIMTSMVKGLSERDLRDLAQYFASSGRLTSGVATVGEPPIVAQGNPTKNVVSCAVCHGEVDHKAGAPFLQGLSASYLGAQLNAFAAGQRHNDAGEQMRNIARNLTETEIKDAAAYYNGFKDMGTRMSQP; encoded by the coding sequence ATGGACGCGAAACCAGTGTTTTCGCTGACAAATCGATGGTTGGTAGGCAGCGTCTGCGGAACTCTCACCGTCGCGGTCATCGCAGCAGCGATAGGGTTTGTCCTCCTGCCGTCGGTGCAAGACGGCCCTCAGTTTCGAGGCATATGGAACGCGATCTGTAATGCGGCAGGAGTATCCCGCCACTGGGCGCAGAACGAATTGATCGTCTATCCTGCTGACGGCGCGGTAAGTGCGGTTACTATAACGCCGCAGACACTTGCTCGTGCCGACCACGATGCGGCGCAGCGCGGCGGCGTGCTCGCAACTCGATGCGTCGGCTGTCACAATGCATCTCAAGTCGTCGCGCCGCTTCTTGCCGGGCAAGACGCTGCATGCGTCTACAAGCAGCTTTCCGATTTCCAAAGTGGTGCGCGAACCAATGTAATAATGACCTCGATGGTCAAAGGACTATCCGAGAGAGATCTGCGTGACCTCGCGCAGTACTTTGCTTCATCGGGGCGTTTGACTAGCGGCGTTGCGACGGTCGGCGAGCCACCCATTGTTGCGCAAGGAAACCCCACTAAGAATGTCGTCTCCTGTGCTGTGTGTCACGGAGAAGTTGATCACAAGGCCGGAGCACCGTTTTTGCAGGGCCTGTCGGCATCCTATCTGGGTGCCCAACTAAACGCCTTCGCAGCGGGTCAACGACATAATGATGCCGGTGAGCAAATGCGAAACATAGCGCGGAATCTGACAGAAACAGAGATAAAGGACGCAGCGGCATACTACAACGGGTTTAAGGATATGGGGACGCGAATGTCTCAGCCCTGA
- a CDS encoding peroxiredoxin-like family protein encodes MLFPRQTAPALVVDTLDHGSFDLASEVPGRMTLICFYRGFHCPTCAMYLRELERLTPEFAERGITTIAISSDSEPRAREMQKKVAANSLRIGYGLPLTEARKWGLYISTSRGKSSIGVDEPEMFSEPGLYLLRPDRTIYYLSVQSMPFVRPNFKELLQALDFAIQHDYPARGEYAGEL; translated from the coding sequence ATGCTATTCCCTCGTCAGACGGCACCTGCACTTGTCGTTGATACTCTGGACCACGGTTCGTTCGATCTCGCCTCGGAGGTGCCTGGGCGAATGACGCTGATTTGTTTTTATCGCGGGTTTCATTGTCCCACCTGTGCAATGTATCTAAGAGAGCTGGAACGACTCACGCCAGAATTCGCTGAGCGAGGCATTACGACGATTGCCATCAGTTCCGATAGCGAACCTCGCGCGAGAGAGATGCAGAAAAAGGTTGCAGCTAACAGCTTGCGCATCGGTTATGGACTACCGCTAACAGAAGCCCGAAAATGGGGACTTTATATCTCCACATCTCGTGGCAAATCATCCATCGGGGTCGATGAGCCCGAAATGTTCTCCGAACCGGGCTTGTACCTGCTGCGTCCGGACCGGACCATTTACTATCTTTCGGTCCAGTCTATGCCATTCGTGCGCCCCAATTTTAAGGAGCTACTGCAGGCTCTCGATTTTGCGATTCAGCATGATTACCCGGCGCGCGGCGAGTACGCAGGCGAACTTTGA
- a CDS encoding EAL domain-containing protein, whose translation MIIAISLGEHLATLALRENERVIGNDLAASVDRVLDSASTRSHANVEALTGLPCNEVERRLAELETHLRYVRAVALVQNGRVYCSSALGPIDVPLSAYVPPRHRTQGIALLAQTPFQAGTPVLTVFSSTASNSGALYIIEGDYVADVLVHGVRYGAERAAFAIEGNGVLDDKGRFFSAIGVNAAYSTHVTSRAWPFVILVASSPGLTTRKRWSFAVASGAVGLLVAGLIAAMYLLAFAPRRLLLAAVRQGLKRNEFHVVYQPIVAVSDRSVVGVEALLRWHHAKWGPISPAVFMEEVESSDMLEEVTRFVLQTALAEMRALTPALPLRIAVNIAPRDLERKGFIAEVVVTVRSLPPNTTLVLELTERFLLSESARTSAAFSALKAEGVKFAIDDFGTEHSNLDLLGRFPFDYIKIDRQFVTQVDTGGADLIAGIVALARHFGLQVIAEGVETQSQHDGLESVGVPYAQGYLYQRPATAQHIATSISSSGQTAQH comes from the coding sequence ATGATCATCGCGATCAGCCTGGGCGAACACCTTGCGACACTAGCGCTCCGGGAGAACGAGCGAGTCATAGGTAATGACTTGGCGGCATCTGTCGACCGTGTCCTTGACAGCGCCAGCACCCGAAGCCACGCAAACGTGGAGGCACTTACCGGCTTGCCTTGCAACGAGGTCGAGCGCAGGCTCGCAGAACTGGAAACACATCTGCGCTACGTGCGCGCGGTCGCCCTTGTCCAGAATGGCCGCGTGTATTGCTCCTCCGCGCTGGGGCCTATAGATGTTCCTCTGTCCGCTTATGTGCCACCTCGACATCGCACACAGGGCATCGCGCTTCTCGCACAAACACCGTTCCAAGCGGGTACCCCGGTGCTCACCGTTTTCAGTTCGACAGCGAGCAATAGCGGTGCGCTGTACATCATTGAAGGCGACTATGTGGCGGACGTGCTGGTGCACGGGGTCAGATATGGAGCCGAGCGTGCCGCTTTCGCGATTGAAGGAAACGGGGTGCTCGACGACAAAGGGCGGTTCTTTTCAGCAATCGGTGTCAATGCCGCTTATTCAACGCATGTTACGTCCCGCGCTTGGCCGTTCGTGATCCTCGTAGCATCATCGCCTGGCCTAACGACACGCAAGCGCTGGAGCTTCGCAGTAGCTTCAGGTGCCGTAGGCTTGCTCGTAGCCGGTCTCATCGCAGCTATGTATCTGCTCGCCTTTGCGCCACGTCGGTTACTGCTGGCGGCGGTTCGGCAAGGACTAAAACGCAATGAGTTCCACGTCGTTTATCAACCTATCGTTGCCGTATCTGACCGCAGCGTGGTAGGCGTAGAGGCCCTGCTTCGCTGGCATCACGCGAAATGGGGGCCAATCAGTCCGGCTGTCTTCATGGAAGAAGTCGAGTCTAGCGACATGCTCGAAGAGGTGACTCGCTTCGTTCTTCAAACAGCACTCGCGGAAATGAGAGCGCTGACACCGGCCTTGCCCTTGAGAATCGCCGTCAATATTGCACCGCGTGATCTGGAGCGCAAAGGTTTCATTGCCGAGGTCGTAGTTACAGTCAGGAGCTTGCCGCCGAATACCACGCTAGTGCTTGAACTCACCGAGCGATTTTTGCTCTCAGAAAGTGCTCGAACATCTGCCGCATTCTCCGCACTGAAAGCCGAGGGTGTGAAGTTCGCGATTGACGATTTCGGGACTGAGCACAGCAATCTCGACCTGCTTGGTCGTTTTCCGTTCGACTACATCAAAATCGACCGGCAATTCGTCACGCAGGTCGATACCGGTGGAGCCGACCTGATAGCGGGAATCGTTGCGCTGGCTCGGCATTTCGGCCTCCAAGTCATCGCTGAGGGCGTGGAGACGCAATCGCAGCACGACGGTCTGGAGTCAGTCGGAGTTCCTTACGCGCAAGGATATTTATATCAACGTCCAGCAACCGCACAACACATTGCGACATCAATTTCTTCGTCAGGTCAGACGGCCCAACACTAA
- a CDS encoding methyl-accepting chemotaxis protein, translating into MKKLTFAQKLWITLYVCLACLTSVTVFDAWSQRHVRVEQRKRDLANNADNVVSLVRQYADMETRGLLTRDATQKKALERIKGMRYGKDGYYTVMTVEPRMLMHPFKPQLVDRALGDFRDANETPLYRDAVTIAKAEGVGFIRYVWERPGEKQPVPKLTRVAAFRSSGWIVLNGTYIDDIDSAFYKSLLSAAGILVIAALVLCMVTIVLNRALRRSLGGGPEHAAELAHRIAAGDLARPVNTHDANDGRVLFAIESMRIQLANVVSAMKRSSESILLTSQEIAIRNSDVSQRTEGQAPSLQQTASSMEQIPSMVTRNADNAARANELVSTASAIADRGTEVVGTVVGTMQDISESSAKISETVGVIEGIAFQTNILALNAAVEAARAGEQGRGFAVVASEVRSLALRAEAAAKDVKTLVQESVARVDDGAALASEAGSAIRDIVGAVRRVDKIIHEIAAASSEQSSGVQQVGLAISRMDAVTQQNAALVERATTAVHSLGDHAKGLASAVSTFRLPDEVNQLQRNVKPETVTEVIESDAH; encoded by the coding sequence ATGAAAAAGCTAACGTTTGCGCAGAAACTCTGGATAACTCTCTACGTGTGCCTCGCGTGCCTCACCAGCGTGACGGTCTTCGACGCATGGTCGCAGCGGCACGTGCGTGTCGAACAGCGCAAGCGGGATCTGGCGAATAACGCAGATAACGTAGTGAGCTTGGTCAGGCAGTATGCAGATATGGAAACACGCGGCCTATTGACGCGCGACGCGACGCAGAAGAAAGCGCTGGAGCGGATCAAGGGCATGCGTTACGGCAAGGACGGCTACTACACGGTCATGACCGTTGAGCCCAGGATGCTGATGCATCCGTTCAAGCCGCAGCTGGTCGACCGGGCGCTGGGCGACTTCAGGGACGCAAACGAAACGCCGCTATACCGGGATGCTGTCACGATTGCGAAGGCCGAGGGCGTCGGCTTCATCCGATACGTATGGGAGCGACCCGGCGAAAAGCAGCCCGTGCCGAAGCTCACGCGGGTCGCCGCTTTCAGGTCTTCGGGCTGGATAGTTCTCAACGGGACGTATATTGACGACATCGACAGCGCCTTCTACAAATCACTCTTGAGCGCTGCAGGAATTCTGGTCATCGCCGCGCTGGTCCTTTGCATGGTGACTATTGTGCTCAACCGCGCCCTGCGGCGCTCGCTGGGTGGCGGTCCGGAGCATGCGGCGGAGCTCGCACACCGCATCGCGGCGGGTGATCTGGCGAGGCCCGTTAATACACACGACGCGAACGACGGCAGAGTGCTGTTCGCGATCGAGTCCATGCGTATCCAGCTCGCGAATGTGGTCAGCGCCATGAAGCGATCATCCGAGTCGATCCTTCTAACGAGCCAAGAAATTGCCATTCGCAACTCAGACGTTTCCCAGCGGACCGAAGGACAGGCACCGTCGCTCCAGCAGACCGCTTCGAGCATGGAGCAGATCCCCTCAATGGTTACCCGTAACGCAGACAACGCAGCACGCGCTAACGAACTCGTCAGCACTGCGTCGGCGATAGCCGACCGGGGCACCGAAGTCGTCGGCACGGTCGTGGGCACCATGCAGGACATCTCTGAATCGTCCGCGAAGATTTCTGAAACTGTCGGTGTCATCGAGGGAATCGCCTTCCAGACCAACATCCTTGCGCTCAATGCAGCGGTAGAAGCCGCGCGCGCAGGAGAACAGGGGCGCGGCTTCGCGGTCGTGGCAAGCGAAGTCCGAAGCCTCGCGCTGCGAGCGGAAGCGGCCGCCAAAGACGTCAAGACGCTCGTCCAGGAATCTGTCGCGCGGGTGGACGACGGCGCCGCACTCGCGTCCGAGGCCGGTTCAGCGATACGAGACATTGTTGGTGCGGTGCGGCGGGTGGATAAAATCATTCACGAGATTGCGGCGGCCTCCAGCGAACAAAGCTCTGGCGTCCAGCAGGTAGGGCTGGCGATATCACGAATGGATGCTGTAACCCAGCAGAATGCTGCCCTCGTTGAACGCGCGACGACCGCAGTTCACTCGCTCGGAGACCACGCAAAGGGTTTAGCATCCGCAGTATCCACCTTCCGACTACCCGACGAGGTTAATCAATTGCAAAGAAATGTTAAACCCGAGACGGTGACAGAGGTAATTGAATCCGATGCCCATTGA
- a CDS encoding IS4 family transposase, producing the protein MDLGDPRRDRRAKELVKRFASRPTASIPGACEDWAETMAAYRFLGNERIDWRDMMQPHWDRTTARMGQLPVVLCIADTTELNFNGQDIEGAGPLSYEAQVGMYLHATYAVTPDREPLGVINSWMFAREPRDANGRRGGVKESVRWIESYEIVAEQAGSLPDTRLVYVADREGDIAALMQRAQELGEPADWLIRSQHNRALKDEEKLWDKVHASHTLGHISFVLPGRSGQKAREVKQELRSQRITLPGRAGITLTCIEAYEVEAPAGVKPVIWRLVTNREAGDTDALTELVDWYRARWEIEMFFNVLKNACRVEALQLSQMERVEKALALYMVVSWRIARLMRLGRTCPELDASLFFAADEIHGAHVLSKKPRPKKTPTLNQMIRMIASLGGFLGRKSDGEPGAKTLWIGMQRVMDAVITIQILRDGYDTSV; encoded by the coding sequence CTGGATCTGGGTGATCCACGGCGAGACCGGCGCGCGAAGGAACTGGTCAAACGGTTTGCCAGCCGGCCGACGGCCAGTATCCCGGGCGCGTGCGAAGACTGGGCCGAGACGATGGCGGCCTATCGCTTTCTGGGCAATGAGCGCATCGACTGGCGCGACATGATGCAACCGCATTGGGATCGCACCACAGCGCGCATGGGGCAGTTGCCGGTGGTGCTGTGTATTGCCGATACGACGGAGCTGAACTTTAACGGTCAGGACATCGAGGGTGCCGGCCCGCTCAGCTATGAAGCACAGGTGGGCATGTACCTTCACGCGACCTACGCGGTAACGCCGGATCGCGAACCACTGGGCGTAATCAATTCGTGGATGTTTGCGCGCGAGCCACGCGATGCAAACGGCAGGCGTGGCGGCGTGAAAGAAAGTGTGCGATGGATAGAAAGCTACGAGATCGTCGCCGAACAGGCGGGCAGCCTGCCTGACACGCGGCTGGTGTACGTGGCCGATCGTGAAGGCGACATCGCGGCACTCATGCAGCGTGCGCAGGAACTGGGTGAACCGGCGGACTGGCTGATTCGCTCGCAGCACAATCGCGCCTTGAAGGACGAAGAAAAGCTGTGGGACAAGGTGCACGCGAGTCACACGCTTGGCCATATCAGCTTCGTGTTGCCCGGGCGCAGTGGCCAGAAGGCGCGTGAAGTGAAGCAGGAACTGCGTAGCCAGCGCATCACGCTGCCAGGGCGAGCCGGTATTACGCTTACCTGCATTGAGGCGTATGAGGTGGAAGCACCAGCGGGCGTAAAGCCCGTCATCTGGCGTCTTGTCACCAACCGCGAAGCGGGTGATACGGATGCGCTCACCGAACTCGTTGACTGGTACCGCGCGAGGTGGGAAATCGAGATGTTCTTCAATGTCCTGAAGAACGCCTGCCGGGTTGAGGCGCTGCAGCTCTCGCAGATGGAGCGGGTGGAGAAGGCACTTGCACTGTACATGGTCGTATCGTGGCGCATCGCACGGCTCATGCGTCTAGGCAGAACGTGTCCAGAGCTGGACGCATCACTGTTCTTTGCAGCTGACGAGATACATGGCGCTCACGTGCTCTCGAAAAAGCCACGCCCGAAAAAGACACCAACGCTCAACCAGATGATACGGATGATCGCGTCACTGGGCGGATTCCTCGGGCGTAAAAGCGACGGTGAACCGGGCGCGAAGACGCTGTGGATCGGCATGCAGCGGGTCATGGATGCGGTGATCACCATCCAGATCTTGCGCGACGGTTATGACACTTCTGTATAA
- a CDS encoding DUF2798 domain-containing protein — protein sequence MLKISSRYSHFVFGVLQAGLTSAIAAAIASISFLKGGMFVPHWLTSWGISWLTMLPVVVTAAPFIRRLAERIAS from the coding sequence ATGCTGAAGATCTCATCTCGTTATAGTCACTTCGTTTTTGGCGTTCTTCAAGCGGGGCTGACTAGTGCCATCGCCGCCGCGATTGCGAGCATTTCATTTCTCAAAGGCGGCATGTTTGTACCGCATTGGCTGACGTCATGGGGTATTTCATGGCTGACCATGCTTCCTGTGGTTGTGACTGCGGCCCCGTTCATTCGCAGGCTTGCGGAGCGAATCGCGAGTTGA
- a CDS encoding pyridoxamine 5'-phosphate oxidase family protein, which produces MPILTADMLDIIQRTILSFVATVNKDGSPNLSPKASLIARNDTLFFADIASPQTIKNIRRNPEISINVVDVFSRRGYRFNGRATVLPVGDVDREFVAEWVWRTNGSDYPVDHVVRIDVREALPLLSPAYRFGERASEEALREAYMTKYGVQKRDQNALK; this is translated from the coding sequence ATGCCGATTCTTACCGCCGACATGCTCGACATAATCCAGCGCACGATCCTTTCGTTCGTCGCGACAGTAAACAAAGACGGATCGCCGAACCTTTCGCCGAAGGCGTCGCTTATCGCACGCAATGACACATTGTTTTTCGCGGATATCGCCTCGCCTCAAACCATCAAAAATATCCGACGTAATCCGGAAATCTCTATCAATGTAGTCGATGTCTTCTCCCGCCGAGGGTATCGCTTCAACGGAAGGGCTACTGTGCTGCCCGTTGGGGATGTTGATCGGGAGTTCGTCGCGGAATGGGTTTGGCGGACGAACGGCTCGGATTATCCGGTTGATCACGTCGTCCGGATCGATGTGCGCGAGGCGTTACCACTGTTGTCGCCTGCCTACCGCTTTGGAGAGAGAGCTTCAGAAGAAGCGCTTCGAGAAGCATATATGACGAAATACGGTGTCCAGAAACGCGATCAAAACGCGCTGAAGTAG
- a CDS encoding PLP-dependent aminotransferase family protein — MIRTQTNTFPPLDPASTEPFYRQVYVRFRNAIADGRLAPGDRIPSARVLAKELGLSRGTIETAYSLLIAEGYFQPRGQAGTFVEPGLKPRVSAPATAEPPPAYAAGTLNMRPVSLLPLQMGLPALDAFPRRLWTRLGARCIRAAQMSDMVYPPTHGLAALRGAIATYLQLARGIDCSPSQIFVTSGYRNTLELIVHALLEPGDRVWVEDPGFPPTRLLLQHTNITVTPVPVDEEGLIVAQGIASASRARAAIVTPAHQSPLCMSLSLPRRLALLEWASKNKAWIVEDDYDGEYRYVGRPLPALKSLDRDGRVLYAGTFSKVLFPGVRLAYLVVPEAQIEQFERISQIFSGGGPQLTQAIVTDFLTEGHFARHIQRMRRLYSDRRKTAATGLEQILGAHMRIEPQPGGMHLVLRMRRGGSDCPLAERIRSHGMYAQALTDWSISKQVEPALLLGFTNIDSESTAEKLGRRILKLI; from the coding sequence ATGATTCGCACACAAACAAACACGTTTCCTCCACTCGACCCGGCTTCCACCGAGCCCTTCTACCGGCAGGTCTATGTCCGGTTTCGCAACGCGATCGCCGACGGCCGCCTTGCTCCAGGCGACCGCATACCGTCGGCTCGCGTGTTGGCCAAAGAGTTGGGCTTGTCCAGGGGAACCATTGAGACCGCCTACTCGCTACTGATAGCGGAGGGATACTTCCAGCCTCGCGGCCAGGCAGGCACTTTTGTTGAGCCAGGCTTAAAGCCGCGGGTGTCGGCGCCAGCAACTGCCGAGCCACCCCCCGCTTACGCCGCGGGTACGTTGAACATGCGCCCGGTTTCGCTGCTACCGCTGCAGATGGGACTACCGGCATTAGACGCCTTTCCCCGCAGGCTGTGGACCCGTTTGGGCGCGCGTTGCATACGGGCCGCGCAGATGTCCGACATGGTCTATCCCCCCACACATGGTCTGGCCGCGTTGCGCGGTGCGATCGCCACGTACCTTCAACTCGCACGTGGCATCGACTGTTCCCCGTCACAAATATTCGTCACGTCTGGGTATCGCAATACATTGGAGTTGATCGTCCATGCGCTCCTCGAGCCAGGCGATCGGGTATGGGTCGAAGATCCCGGCTTCCCGCCTACTCGATTGTTGTTGCAACACACAAACATAACGGTCACCCCTGTCCCGGTTGACGAGGAAGGACTGATCGTCGCGCAGGGAATTGCCTCTGCATCACGTGCGCGTGCTGCCATTGTTACGCCCGCACATCAGAGTCCCCTTTGCATGTCGTTGTCTCTGCCGCGGCGCCTGGCACTGCTCGAATGGGCGTCAAAAAACAAGGCGTGGATTGTGGAAGACGATTACGACGGCGAATACCGGTACGTCGGCCGTCCGCTACCCGCTCTCAAGAGCCTCGATCGCGACGGACGCGTGCTCTATGCAGGCACGTTCAGTAAGGTTCTGTTTCCGGGTGTTCGACTCGCGTATCTTGTCGTACCGGAAGCACAAATCGAACAGTTCGAACGCATCAGCCAGATCTTTTCGGGCGGCGGACCGCAGCTTACGCAGGCTATAGTTACTGATTTTCTGACTGAAGGTCATTTTGCCCGACATATCCAGCGTATGCGCAGGCTATACAGCGACCGTAGGAAAACGGCGGCAACCGGCCTGGAGCAAATCCTCGGAGCGCACATGCGGATCGAACCGCAGCCGGGAGGGATGCACCTAGTACTGCGCATGCGGCGTGGCGGGTCTGACTGTCCCCTCGCCGAGCGCATACGAAGTCATGGTATGTATGCGCAAGCTCTAACCGACTGGAGCATCAGCAAACAGGTCGAGCCGGCCCTGCTACTTGGCTTTACTAATATTGACTCCGAGAGCACCGCCGAAAAACTCGGACGACGCATTCTGAAACTCATCTGA